The Tenrec ecaudatus isolate mTenEca1 chromosome 14, mTenEca1.hap1, whole genome shotgun sequence genome contains a region encoding:
- the LOC142425886 gene encoding small ribosomal subunit protein uS10-like, translated as MAFKDTGKTPVEPEVTIHRIRITLTSRNVKSLEKVCADLIRGAKEKNLKVKGPVRLPTKTLRITARKTPCGEGSKTWDRFQTRIHKRLIDLHSPSEIVKQITSISIEPGVEVEVTIADA; from the coding sequence ATGGCATTTAAGGACACGGGAAAGACACCTGTGGAACCAGAGGTGACCATTCACCGAATTAGAATTACTCTGACCAGCCGCAACGTGAAATCCTTGGAGAAAGTGTGTGCTGACTTGATCAGAGGGGCtaaggagaaaaacctgaaagTGAAGGGACCAGTTAGGCTGCCTACCAAGACTCTGAGAATTACGGCCAGGAAAACTCCCTGTGGGGAAGGTTCTAAGACCTGGGATCGATTCCAGACGAGGATCCACAAACGTCTCATTGACTTGCACAGTCCGTCTGAGATAGTGAAGCAGATTACTTCCATCAGTATTGAGCCTGGAGTAGAGGTTGAAGTCACCATTGCAGATGCTTAA